The Komagataella phaffii GS115 chromosome 4, complete sequence genome includes the window CACCAAAAGAGTAACCGTCAAAGACGGGGCCGTTTCTAATGGTAAGAGTGGCCCTGTCCAGTCTGGCGGATGATGACAATCTGGTCTGTTGAAAGACCAACGACTTGAGGAAATGACGATTATTTCTTAAGATATTCATGGTGAGGTTTTCCAAATGTGATCTGAAATGTAATCTTGGCAAGTTTGGTTCATAAAACGTCAAAAGACCACCTGAAGATAAAAAATAAAGTggaaggagaagaaaaagaggTTTTTTTCCAGATGAGTCTATGACTaagatttctcttcaaagaattttttcaaggttTGAGAGGGATGAAAGCGAGGCTGCTGCACGATTATCGATGTCATTCAATAGGGAGGTAGAAGAGAACTGAGGGAGAAAAGGCTACAACTGAACCTAAAACTAACTGAATTTGGAATGAAGCCTATTACACGAGAGGTGTGGCGCCTTTCCAAAGTCATCAGGTTCAAGTTATTGCTTTCTGGAGCAATAAATGATGTCAATCCCATACGGGGTCTCCACCCTTATAGAATTACTTATCTACCGGCTAGGTGTTGCATCGCGGACCAGCCCAATCGGGTAATTTTAGTTGAAAAGGTTTTTAGCGCGAGTCTAGTTATTACCCGGATAGTCTAATGCTGAAAATTTCTCGGACATTTTTGATCCGTACGTATATTTCAGTACGGAGAATCATCAAcaagaatctttcaatgccaccaaaaaaaaagacaTTTTTCACCATCGCGCATTCACAGTagcttgaaaaaaaaacttcaCCTTCACCCATTCTCTTCTCCTCCACCTTTTTACCCTTTACTAAATTTGTATAATGTCTCACAGAAAGTTTGAAGCTCCACGTCACGGTTCCCTTGGTTTCTTGCCAAAGAAGAGAGCCTCTTCTCCAAGAGCCAGATGTAAGGCTTTCCCTAAGGACGACAAGTCCAAGCCAGTCGCTTTGACCGCCTTCATGGGTTACAAGGCTGGTATGTCCACCATCGTGAGAGACTTGGACCGTCCAGGTTCCAAGATGCACAAGCGTGAGGTTGTTGAGGCCGTCTCCATTGTTGACACTCCACCTCTCGTTGTTGTCGGTGTCGTTGGTTACGTTGAGACCACCAGCGGTCTTAAGTCTTTGACCACCGTCTGGGCTGAGCACTTGTCTGATGATgttagaagaagattctaCAAGAACTGGTACAAGTCCAAGAAGGTCGCTTTCAGCAAGTACTCTGCCAAGTACGCCAACGACCCAGCCTCTATCGAGACTGAGTTGGCCAGAATCAAGAAGTACGCTTCTGTTGTCAGAGTCCTCGTCCACACCCAGATCAGAAAGACCCCtttgaaccaaaagagAGCTCACTTGGCTGAGATCCAAATCAACGGTGGTTCCATTTCTGAGAAGGTCGACTGGGCCAGAGACCACTTCGAGCAGACCATTGCTGTTGACACCGTCTTTGAGCAGAACGAGAACATTGACGTTATCGCTGTCACCAAGGGTCACGGTTTCGAAGGTGTCACCCACAGATGGGGAACCAAGAAGCTTCCAAGAAAGACCCACAGAGGTTTGAGAAAGGTTGCTTGTATTGGTGCTTGGCATCCAGCCCACGTTATGTGGACTGTTGCCAGAGCCGGTCAAAACGGTTTCCACCACAGAACCTCTATCAACCACAAGATTTACAGAGTTGGTAAGGGTGATGATGAGTCCAACGGTTCTACCGAGTATGACAGAACCAAGAAGACCGTTACTCCTCTTGGTGGTTTTGTCAGATACGGTGAGATCAGAAACGACTTCGTCATGATCAAGGGTTCCATCCCAGGTCCAGTCAAGAGAGTTGTCACCTTGAGAAAGTCTTTGTACACTCAAACCTCCAGAAAGGCCACCGAGCAAGTCACCCTTAAGTGGATCGACACTGCTTCCAAATTCGGTAAGGGTAGATTCCAAACCCCAGCCGAGAAGGCCGCCTTCTTGGGTACCCTTAAGAAGGACTTGCAGTAAATACCTTATACCATACGTAATAATATAGTATAAAGAGTATATactcttttttcttttagctctttcaaacttaGTTAGACTCTACTAATGAGTATATACATATAATATCACCACTGCAAATACACCACTGCAAACAAAAAGATATCTTCTTTATTTTCCATAACTCCTTCCACTACCCACTAAAAttaaaaaagaaacaccATAATCAAGCACCACAACTGAGAAACAAATAATATACAAACAAAATTAATAATATTATCAGTGTAGATCCACTTGCTGTACTTTAACACAACGATAAATTCACACAGAAAAACGTATGCTAATCAAACAATCAATAgaaaaaccaagaaaaatcaaatgaGAAGATGCTGAATAAACATGATGACTGTGATGAGCGGTTGGAAAGTGGAATCCAACCGCAAAAACTGGATTCCAGCAGGGTCATGCTCCCTGTTGGTCCAAAACTATTTGATACCTTTATAAATTGATACCAACAAAAAACGAAAagcaatcaaaaaaatgcCTAGCGACAGCATCCTGTGTGTGACTGACTGGTGGTTTACCACCAATCAGAACCAGACGATTGTTGAGTAGTGTTGCTGCTTGGAGCACTACCGTAGAAGTTAGAACCACCGAAGTAACCACTTCCTCCATTAGCCCTACCATAAGTTTGGGAACTTGGCTGAGGCGGGTAGTTAGAAGATCTTCTGAAATCTTTTCCGTAAGCGTTTCTTCCGCCTCTTCCACCTCTGGCTCCGCCTCTACCCATAGTAGCTTCTCTGGAAAGGGCGCTCAGGAATTGAGGAACTTCTTGGTTAGCCTCGGTTAACAGTTCAATTAAACCCTTGATCAGGTTCTTGTTACCGCGGTTAACGAATGCAGTGGCAATACCAACATTACCAGCACGACCGGTACGACCAATACGATGGACGTAATCGTCAATGTCAGCTGGTAGATCGTAGTTGACAACGTGTGTGACATTTGGAATGTCTAAACCTCTGGCGGCAACTGCAGTGGCAACCAAAATTGGAGCAGCACCAGATTTAAATAAGTGAAGAGCATGCTCTCTCTCTTGTTGTGTTCTGTCACCATGAATGGAGGTGGCAGGGAAGTTTCTTGTGACTAAGAAGTGGGACAAAGTGTCTGCCATTCTCTTtgtttcaacaaagataaGGGTCAGACCTTCCTTTATGTCGTCTGAAGAGGACAAAATGTCCAGCAAGACGGATTTCTTTTCGTCGTCTTCGACAGAAAGAACTCTTTGTGTAATGTTCTCGGATGTGGAACCAACACGACCGACTGAAAGGAAAATGTAGTCCTTCAGGAAGTCCTTGGCCAATAACTGAATATCTCTAGGGAAAGTAGCAGAGAACATGAGGGTGTGTCTCTCATTGACAGAAGGCATATCACAACCTTGGACAATGTGTCTAATCTGTGGTTCGAAACCCATATCCAACATTCTGTCAGCCTCATCCAAAATGAGGTATTTAATCTTAGCAAGCGATATCTTTCCACGTTCTAAAAGATCACTCAATCTACCAGGAGTGGCGACCAAAAGATCACAACCGAGGATTAAGTCTTCCATTTGGTCACGGATGTTAGCACCACCATATACTACGCAAGGTCTCATCCATGATCTGTAGGCAAACTTCTTAGCCTCATCGTAGATCTGGGAGACCAGCTCTCTTGTTGGAGCCATGACTAAAATAGTTGGATAGGCTCTGTGCTTGCGGAAAACGGTCTCCGACTCGACTTCGATAGGTGCTGGGCCTGTTTGGAAACACTCAGATAAAACGGGGAATAAGAATCCACCAGTCTTACCGGAACCGGTCTGGGCACAAGCCATAAGATCTCTGTGATTAGAAACGATTGGGACGGAGTATTTTTGCACTGGAGTAGGCTTAGTAAACCTGGAAAGTTTAATGTTTTCCAATAACAGCTCGTCCAAAGGAGGGCTGGTGAATTGGGTGATTGGTTCAGGGACGTCTTCACCGGTGGCTTCGACTGGGATATCGTCGTAGTTGTCAAAGTTCAAACCGGACGACTGGAAGGATGGATCCTCTGGAGTTCCAAACATCTTTAATTCCAGTTCTTCGTCTTTTGGAGCAGGGACGTGTTTACCTTGAACCCAACGGCCTTGGCCTCTTGTGGGCCCTCTTCCTCTGCCGCCTCTGAAGTTCATCCCGTTTCTGCCGCCGCCACGGCCAGCAGAGAAGTTATCTCTTCCTCTGCCACCGAAACCGCCACCACGGGATCCATTGTTTGCAAAAGCCGAGGACCCTTGACCGTTTCTTCTGTGTGGTGGGACGTAGTTGCTCTTGGACTGACGGCCACCTTCGTTAACATTTAAGTTGTTCATTGAATCTTCTAATTCAGACATATTGTAAATATTTCTTTATGATATATTATATGGACAAGACTagagtttttttttcttttcctttcatAGAGAgctgaaaaaaaagaaatcagagAAAAATTTTACTTCGTGCACTACACATAAACACACGAGCAACGTTACCCGGGTAGTTCTAGAGGGTTCGGCGAAGTTTTGGAGGGCTGCAGATGGATAGAAGTTACGATTATCTGGTGACACGGGAACAAGGCACAAAATCCGGAAAACACCAAGGAGATTTGAACCAATTGGGAGACAAGTAATAACTTGACCTGGACGTTATGGGGAGCAGCTATGAATAGTCTTTCGCGCTGCACTGTTCCCAGTGGCAAGTAGGTAATAGGTCAGCAGACGGAAACGACGCGGGTGGGAGAGTGGTGTTACTATTAGGAAAACTGTTCTCGCGAGGAACCTTATTGTGTGCTATGGTACATCTGAGATCGTTTGCGTAGACCATATTGATACCATCTCATCTCTTGGAAGTTTCACGATTTTCCAATGTCCCAACAGTACTCTGGTTATGgacagcagcaacagcagcagaGGCAGAACCTCTTCCAGGTCTGGATGGGTGATCTTCTCCCATCGTGGGAAGAAGACACAATCAGGCAGATCTGGCTATCTGTAGACCCATCTCTATCTGAAAAGATACATTCCATAAGGGTGATAAAGGATAAAACTCCCAACCTTGCAAAGCTCAACAATAACCCAGGCTATTGTTTTTTGAGGTTCACGGACTATGACACCGCCAATGAGCTTATAACTAATTATCAAGGTAAACCTATACCCAACCATAAAGataaatttttcaaactcaactGGGCCTCCTCTCACACGCAGAaccagcaacaacaacaaggATATCAGAATACACAGGATAGCTCCAACAGGACTCAGGAAAACTCGATATTTGTAGGCGATCTTGCTCAAGGAGTCACGGATACAATGCTGCTGGATGccttcaagaaaaattatCCCTCCGCATTTTCTGCCCGTATCATGATAGATTCACAGACAGGAAAGACAAGAGGATTTGGATTCGTTAAATTCAGAGACATTCAAGAGCTCAACAAGGCATTGATAGAAATGCAGGGATTTGTGCTTAACGGCCGTCCCATCAGAGTTTCCACTGCCGGTAGAAGCACCAGTAACACTAATGGGGGTCAGCTCAAACAATCAGTACAACAATCATCTACAGCTCCATCCTCATCGGGGTCCCAATCCTACGGCTTTGGAAATAGGCTTGTCATTCCGCCGCTACCATTGGCTCCACCTTTAAACCCAGCTTCTGACCCTAACAATACGGCATTAAGTGTAACCAATATTGATGAATTAACCGAGCAAAAAGAACTTTGGGAGtattttcaaccttttGGCAAAattgttcttttcaaacaaacATCCAAGGAAAGTGCTATTGTTGTGTATGCTGATAGATTAGGCGCAGAATTGGCCGTCAGAGAGATGAATGGTTGTCAAGTAGGGTTTTCACGCATAGTCGTTAAATGGGGTGAATCTCCTGTCAAACCACCTGAAAACAACTCTGACTACCCATTGACCAAAGATAACGTTCAAAACGAGTTCCAATTGAACGAGAATTTCCTAAAAAATCGTAATTATGATTTAATATTGTAAAGGCAGCAAATGTATAATATATGAATaaaaaaataaataatCAAGACTGAACAATTCGTTAGATGCTCTTGTCAATCTTGGCAGCATACAACAGAGTGTCCTCTTCAGACGACGCACCAAGGTCTTTGGCAAGTCCACTGAAGGGATAATTTCTTGGGTTAGCTGGCTTCTCGGGGTACAACCCACCAATATAAATGACACTACTGAACACTGCCAATACCCCGAAGAAAGTTCCAAACCATTTCAAGGCAATAGAATCTTGTACGAAATCAAAATGGTCAGGGGCCCACATGTCTAGATCGTCTTGCTGTGGATGTAAAGGTTCGTTAAAGTTTCTCTTATTGGCTTGGTCATCATATTTCAAGTATGGATCTCTTTTCTGTAGGTTCTCTGGTTTTAGTCTTGGGTAGTCACCATAGGAATAATTCTTTGGAATGAAGTGAGGCAAAAAGGACTTGTTTCTAATGAAAACACTGCTACTTGTAATGCTGTTTGTCTTGCCTGCCAACCTGTATGCTTGTCTCAACATGTTGTGCTGTAGGGTGGAATCTCCTCTTGGTGCTTTAACCTAATCCGTTTTTCCTATTGGGTGTGTGGGTGACGAGCGAGAAGGTGAAGTTGAGTCGTGTCCAAACAAAATAATGTTTCTCCTATGGTGTGCGCCACTCAAACTCATTGCTCGTCTCAACTTCTACACGCATCGACATCAACATCAAATCACACACTCTTGGGTTCAATTCGGaagtcttcaaaagaacatcACGAACTTGTATTTCATTTATTGAACACGTGTTCCATTTGAAATGCCTAGAAGTTTAGCAAGGCTGCGTTCCACAGATAACTTGCCAACTCGCAGCTCCTCACCAGATACGGATTCTCCTGGTGCAAATGGTGGAAAGATAAGGGCAATATCTGAGGTACAATCTGATAACGAAAGTGCTGCGACTAAAAGAAGGCGAACTAGGCTTCGGTCAAGAGATTCTCCCGTTAATTATTCATTAAAAAGTTATAAAAGGGTTAGTGCTCGCCCTAATGACGCACATCCTAGTTACCTGAAGGAATCTGATAAACCTTTAGAATCAGTATTGAAACACATTGACCAGAACTTACCAAAGGAACAAGCAGACAAGTTGCACAAGGAGAACTTGTGCGATATTTTACAAGCACAGGAaaaaactttggatgagCTTTTCGTATTGCAAAACTTTACATTTTTGACTGATTTTGATCAGATCAATAGATCGAGTGAAATTTACCGTGCATTGATAGATGAAAATAATCTCTGGAACACATTAGCACCCGAGAACGTCAATGGTCGTGGTACAAAAAGGGTACATTCTCGACGAAGAGCTACAAGCAATTTATCAGGGCAAGAGAGTAAGCTAATAGAAGAAGTTCAAGACATGCTACTTGAACGACGGAGGCGATTGAAAACTAGTGCTGGAAAAACAAATGGCATTTCTCAAACTCacccaaagaaaacaaataAGCATCAAGTATTTGAGACtagtatttcaaagaaagcagTTGTTTCCAGACCAACGTCTGTGTCGGAGCACAGAGGAAAGAAAGCACGCAAACAcatggaagaaaaagttcaCGCCCAACAACAAGAGAGCGATGAACAATCGGGTTCTGATGACACAATGCAGCATGGAGAGGATAGTGAAACAGTTAGTTCACTCAGTGACTCTCCAGTTGAGCAATCATCTTTAGGCCATCTACCAAAAAAGGTTCATTTAAATTTTACAATTCCTAAGCAAATAGTGACACATCCTGATCACTTAACTAAGCCAGAATATGGTGGCAATTTAGGGAACCTACTAGCCTCTTTTTATTCCTTAGACGACGACATGGAGCCTTCCCAATTTCAAGACTATATCAGTCTGCAAAGGGATTTGGTCGAACGAATTCGCAAAGGTGTCAATGACAAGTTCCTCAAAATTGATTACAGCGAGAATGTTAATAAACCTCACGTTCAGGGTACAACTCGAGAACCAACAATGATTAAGCTGAACTCGGTGCATCATAGATACAAGGACCCTTTCAGAACACAACTTTTTCCACATTTGCATTATGACCATCTTCTAGCTCATGGAGTTTTCTACTCTAAGTTACTACATGATAGGAGAGTTTCTCGTATTCAAAAGGCAAAAAAAGTCGCTAATATGATCGATAGt containing:
- a CDS encoding RNA binding protein, component of the U1 snRNP protein, with translation MSQQYSGYGQQQQQQRQNLFQVWMGDLLPSWEEDTIRQIWLSVDPSLSEKIHSIRVIKDKTPNLAKLNNNPGYCFLRFTDYDTANELITNYQGKPIPNHKDKFFKLNWASSHTQNQQQQQGYQNTQDSSNRTQENSIFVGDLAQGVTDTMLLDAFKKNYPSAFSARIMIDSQTGKTRGFGFVKFRDIQELNKALIEMQGFVLNGRPIRVSTAGRSTSNTNGGQLKQSVQQSSTAPSSSGSQSYGFGNRLVIPPLPLAPPLNPASDPNNTALSVTNIDELTEQKELWEYFQPFGKIVLFKQTSKESAIVVYADRLGAELAVREMNGCQVGFSRIVVKWGESPVKPPENNSDYPLTKDNVQNEFQLNENFLKNRNYDLIL
- a CDS encoding 60S ribosomal protein L3, which produces MSHRKFEAPRHGSLGFLPKKRASSPRARCKAFPKDDKSKPVALTAFMGYKAGMSTIVRDLDRPGSKMHKREVVEAVSIVDTPPLVVVGVVGYVETTSGLKSLTTVWAEHLSDDVRRRFYKNWYKSKKVAFSKYSAKYANDPASIETELARIKKYASVVRVLVHTQIRKTPLNQKRAHLAEIQINGGSISEKVDWARDHFEQTIAVDTVFEQNENIDVIAVTKGHGFEGVTHRWGTKKLPRKTHRGLRKVACIGAWHPAHVMWTVARAGQNGFHHRTSINHKIYRVGKGDDESNGSTEYDRTKKTVTPLGGFVRYGEIRNDFVMIKGSIPGPVKRVVTLRKSLYTQTSRKATEQVTLKWIDTASKFGKGRFQTPAEKAAFLGTLKKDLQ
- a CDS encoding ATP-dependent DEAD (Asp-Glu-Ala-Asp)-box RNA helicase gives rise to the protein MSELEDSMNNLNVNEGGRQSKSNYVPPHRRNGQGSSAFANNGSRGGGFGGRGRDNFSAGRGGGRNGMNFRGGRGRGPTRGQGRWVQGKHVPAPKDEELELKMFGTPEDPSFQSSGLNFDNYDDIPVEATGEDVPEPITQFTSPPLDELLLENIKLSRFTKPTPVQKYSVPIVSNHRDLMACAQTGSGKTGGFLFPVLSECFQTGPAPIEVESETVFRKHRAYPTILVMAPTRELVSQIYDEAKKFAYRSWMRPCVVYGGANIRDQMEDLILGCDLLVATPGRLSDLLERGKISLAKIKYLILDEADRMLDMGFEPQIRHIVQGCDMPSVNERHTLMFSATFPRDIQLLAKDFLKDYIFLSVGRVGSTSENITQRVLSVEDDEKKSVLLDILSSSDDIKEGLTLIFVETKRMADTLSHFLVTRNFPATSIHGDRTQQEREHALHLFKSGAAPILVATAVAARGLDIPNVTHVVNYDLPADIDDYVHRIGRTGRAGNVGIATAFVNRGNKNLIKGLIELLTEANQEVPQFLSALSREATMGRGGARGGRGGRNAYGKDFRRSSNYPPQPSSQTYGRANGGSGYFGGSNFYGSAPSSNTTQQSSGSDWW